In Caldalkalibacillus thermarum, the genomic window CAAAAGCATTATGGGCATTATGAGCTTAGCCGTTGCCAAAGGCACCAACATTACCCTTTCAGCTGAAGGACATGACGCAGAGGAAGCGATTGCGGCCCTGACCCGCTTTGTTTCCAAGGAAGAGTAACTAAAAGCAAACAAGTAAGAACCCCGGTGGTGCCCCACAGCTTGAGCCAGCGCAATAAATAAAAAGAGTGATAGCTGTTTAAAGCCATCACTCTTTTTGTGTACAACATTTTTATGATGTAACATAAGTGAAACAGAATATGATGGAGAACAGATTACTATTTTATAATAGATGGATGGCACTGGCGCTTGGCCGTCTTCGCTGCTGGACCTATTTTTCTGGGGTGCGGGTAATCACTTCGTCGATCAGACCATAGGCTTTCGCTTCTTCAGCAGACATGAAGTGATCACGGTCTGTATCCCGTTCAATGCGCTCCAGAGGTTGCCCGGTCCGCTCGGCCAAGATTTTGTTCAGTCTATCCCGCATTTTTAAAATGCGTTTAGCATGAATCTCAATATCTGAGGCTTGCCCCTGTGTGCCTCCCAATGGCTGGTGAATCATCACTTCTGAGTTGGGCAGGGCAAAACGCTTGCCTTTTTCACCGGCCGCCAGGAGGAATGCTCCCATGGAAGCAGCCAATCCGATACAGATGGTGCTCACTTTTGGCTTAATGTATTGCATGGTATCGTAAATGGCCATTCCGGCTGTGATGGAACCTCCCGGGCTGTTAATGTACAGGGAAATGTCTTTTTCTGGATCTTCCGCAGCCAGAAACAACAACTGGGCGACAACAGCATTGGCCACCTGGTCATCGATAGGTGTCCCCAAGAAAATAATCCGGTCCTTTAACAAGCGCGAATAAATATCGTAGGCGCGTTCACCGCGATTGGTTTGTTCAATCACTGTGGGGATGAGTGGCATGGATGAAAGCCTCCTTTTCAGTCTGTTGATCATGTGTTACGCTATTATCATACTATAAAAGGTCAAAAAAGGTCAAATAA contains:
- the clpP gene encoding ATP-dependent Clp endopeptidase proteolytic subunit ClpP; translation: MPLIPTVIEQTNRGERAYDIYSRLLKDRIIFLGTPIDDQVANAVVAQLLFLAAEDPEKDISLYINSPGGSITAGMAIYDTMQYIKPKVSTICIGLAASMGAFLLAAGEKGKRFALPNSEVMIHQPLGGTQGQASDIEIHAKRILKMRDRLNKILAERTGQPLERIERDTDRDHFMSAEEAKAYGLIDEVITRTPEK